From Nitrospira sp. SG-bin1, the proteins below share one genomic window:
- a CDS encoding histidine kinase: MASILIVDDDAAIRTLLRTILEADGHHIREAENGQIGLALYREAPTDLVITDILMPERDGMEVTLALTQEFLDAKVIAITGATGDQNFLNVAKLFGARRVIPKPFTPDVIRRAVRFTLDH; this comes from the coding sequence ATGGCATCTATCTTGATAGTCGACGATGATGCAGCAATCAGAACACTATTGCGCACCATTCTCGAGGCAGACGGTCATCACATCCGGGAGGCCGAGAACGGTCAAATCGGCCTCGCCCTCTACCGCGAGGCACCGACCGACCTCGTCATCACCGATATCCTGATGCCGGAGCGGGACGGGATGGAAGTCACGCTTGCGCTGACACAGGAATTTCTGGATGCCAAAGTCATTGCCATAACCGGCGCTACCGGCGATCAGAATTTCCTGAATGTCGCCAAACTCTTCGGTGCCCGACGTGTCATTCCCAAACCCTTTACCCCCGATGTCATTCGCAGGGCCGTGCGTTTCACCCTCGATCATTAG